The Streptomyces sp. NBC_01275 genome has a segment encoding these proteins:
- a CDS encoding ABC transporter permease subunit: MSGTAHGLGSSSSPPSSRIPCSGGALKNTLYLSLVQLVLFFPIPIALALLLNTVLSERLRNLIQSIVYLPHFFSWVLTITVFQQMLGGAGVLNQFLRQHDAGTWDIMTDSNTFALLVTAQAVWKEAGWGVIVFLAALAAIDTHLYEAAAVDGAGRWRRMWHITLPGMRGVIVLMLVLRLGNALTVGFEQLLLQRVAVGHNAADVLDTFSFYYGIATNNYGYGAAAGLFKSVISLLLIWGANKLAHLFGEDGLYRR, from the coding sequence GTGTCCGGCACAGCCCATGGGCTGGGCTCGAGCAGTTCACCACCCTCGTCCAGGATCCCTTGTTCTGGGGGGGCGCTGAAGAACACGCTCTACCTCAGCCTCGTCCAGCTGGTCCTCTTCTTCCCGATACCGATCGCGCTCGCCCTGCTGCTCAACACCGTGCTCAGCGAACGGCTGCGCAACCTCATCCAGTCCATCGTCTACCTCCCCCACTTCTTCTCGTGGGTACTGACGATCACGGTCTTCCAGCAGATGCTCGGCGGCGCAGGCGTGCTCAACCAGTTCCTGCGGCAGCACGATGCCGGCACCTGGGACATCATGACCGACTCGAACACGTTCGCCCTGCTGGTCACCGCCCAGGCCGTCTGGAAGGAGGCGGGCTGGGGCGTCATCGTCTTCCTCGCCGCACTCGCCGCGATCGACACCCACCTGTACGAGGCCGCCGCCGTGGACGGTGCCGGTCGCTGGCGCCGCATGTGGCACATCACCCTGCCCGGGATGCGCGGGGTGATCGTGCTGATGCTGGTACTGCGCCTGGGCAACGCGCTCACCGTGGGCTTCGAGCAACTCCTGCTCCAACGCGTGGCCGTGGGCCACAACGCGGCGGACGTACTGGACACCTTCTCCTTCTACTACGGCATCGCCACGAACAACTACGGCTACGGAGCCGCGGCGGGGCTCTTCAAGAGCGTCATCTCGCTGTTGCTGATCTGGGGCGCGAACAAGCTCGCGCACCTCTTCGGAGAGGACGGGTTGTACCGCAGATGA
- a CDS encoding ABC transporter substrate-binding protein, with the protein MTSDINRRTLLGTAAAVAGTVAITPLLSACGDGGQSTGGASTKKGLKAALPSFVPDSSLRADLPSVAGGADIATDPGFLTYPARQARTVVGVPGKGGSYTAVTPLWGTVPSPGNSFYRAMNNALGTDLKIKPADGNNYLTIIPTMTSAKKLPDWIQLPAWWNSGFNTGGLAGAQLADLTPYLAGDKIKKYPNLAAVPSGAWQAGAWGNRIYGLPSYSSSCVIAGTTFYRRDVLDAQGITADQITSAADLFALGKELTDAKRGVWAFDDVWTYLFPFWGVPNKWKVENGRLINKYETPEFLDALDWHHRLARSGSMHPDALAGQEASASTRFYSGKVLISGGGTGAWNLADQQSGSAANKDYRRGAFGVLAADCTSRPSLFLGNSTGVISYLNRSLGKDQIEELLAVTDYLAAPYGSAEYTMVNFGVEGVHHTMVKGVPTFTDAGKKYVQPQTYSFLASCPQVVSNPRADQVTRDFTAWQAANVTYLYKPVFWNMNISLPASLATADAAQSVEDTIKDCCHGKQKVSDVQDAIAAWKSSGNRLRNWLTTNVLEKYGTGQ; encoded by the coding sequence ATGACTTCCGACATAAACCGCAGAACTCTTCTCGGCACAGCCGCGGCCGTTGCCGGCACCGTCGCGATAACGCCACTGCTGTCCGCGTGCGGCGACGGTGGACAGAGCACCGGCGGAGCCAGCACGAAGAAGGGGCTCAAGGCCGCGCTCCCGTCCTTCGTGCCCGACAGCTCGCTCAGGGCCGACCTCCCGTCCGTCGCCGGCGGCGCCGACATCGCGACCGACCCCGGCTTCCTGACCTATCCCGCCCGACAGGCCCGGACCGTGGTCGGTGTTCCGGGCAAGGGCGGCAGCTACACGGCGGTCACTCCGCTGTGGGGAACCGTCCCCTCCCCCGGCAACTCCTTCTACCGGGCCATGAACAACGCTCTGGGCACCGACCTCAAGATCAAGCCCGCCGACGGCAACAACTACCTCACCATCATCCCCACGATGACCTCGGCCAAGAAGCTGCCCGACTGGATCCAGCTGCCCGCCTGGTGGAACTCCGGCTTCAACACGGGCGGCCTGGCCGGCGCGCAACTCGCCGACCTCACCCCGTACCTGGCCGGCGACAAGATCAAGAAGTATCCGAACCTCGCCGCCGTCCCCAGCGGCGCCTGGCAGGCGGGCGCCTGGGGCAACAGGATCTACGGCCTCCCGTCCTACTCCAGCAGCTGCGTCATCGCGGGCACGACCTTCTACCGCCGCGACGTCCTGGACGCCCAGGGCATCACCGCCGACCAGATCACCTCGGCGGCCGACCTGTTCGCGCTGGGCAAGGAGCTGACCGACGCCAAACGCGGGGTCTGGGCGTTCGACGACGTGTGGACGTACCTCTTCCCCTTCTGGGGTGTGCCCAACAAGTGGAAGGTCGAGAACGGCAGGCTGATCAACAAGTACGAGACCCCGGAGTTCCTCGACGCCCTCGACTGGCACCACAGACTCGCCAGGTCCGGCTCCATGCACCCCGACGCCCTCGCTGGGCAGGAAGCCTCCGCCAGCACCCGTTTCTATTCGGGGAAGGTCCTCATATCCGGCGGTGGCACCGGAGCGTGGAACCTCGCCGACCAGCAGTCCGGTTCGGCCGCGAACAAGGACTACCGGCGCGGAGCCTTCGGTGTTCTCGCGGCCGACTGCACGTCCAGGCCGAGCTTGTTCCTGGGCAACTCCACGGGCGTCATCAGCTATCTCAACCGCAGTCTCGGCAAGGACCAGATCGAGGAACTGCTGGCGGTGACCGACTACCTGGCCGCCCCCTACGGTTCGGCCGAGTACACCATGGTCAACTTCGGTGTCGAGGGCGTCCACCACACCATGGTGAAGGGGGTCCCCACCTTCACCGACGCGGGGAAGAAGTACGTGCAGCCCCAGACGTACTCGTTCCTGGCCTCGTGCCCACAGGTGGTCAGCAACCCCCGAGCCGACCAGGTGACGAGGGACTTCACCGCCTGGCAGGCCGCCAACGTCACGTACCTGTACAAGCCGGTGTTCTGGAACATGAACATCTCGCTGCCCGCCTCCCTGGCCACCGCGGACGCGGCGCAGTCGGTCGAGGACACGATCAAGGACTGCTGCCACGGCAAGCAGAAGGTCTCCGACGTCCAGGACGCCATCGCAGCGTGGAAGAGCAGCGGCAACCGGCTCAGGAACTGGCTGACGACCAACGTCCTGGAGAAGTACGGCACCGGTCAGTGA
- a CDS encoding glycosyltransferase family 39 protein, which yields MATPAAAVATAGVTVLGRRLVGPRAGVAAGALFAVAPQIQRFAQEGRSYTLVTACVVWATYLLIRAIRSRSAWTWSGYAVLMLTAAILHEFAILALVAHAWAVPRDARRPWAVAAFVAVAGVAPLALLSTGQTAQVAWIGMDVGGLAWFLGSGTVAALCARRLLRRRATGPGTGTGGDSGEVLLVRVALPLAVLPGAILLLASLVHPLFEDRYVLYSIVGQALLAGAALDRILRGRGRKKPVLVAVALALLAVAAYSPHLRAPDSRRDDATAISQAVRRLEGCPQVGPGRRAAPGAADARGHMLLEHRAAA from the coding sequence GTGGCGACGCCCGCCGCGGCCGTCGCCACGGCGGGCGTCACCGTCCTCGGCCGACGGCTCGTCGGCCCGCGCGCAGGGGTCGCGGCGGGCGCACTGTTCGCGGTGGCGCCGCAGATACAGCGCTTCGCGCAGGAGGGCCGCTCCTACACCCTGGTCACGGCGTGCGTCGTCTGGGCGACCTACCTCCTGATACGCGCGATCCGCAGCCGGTCCGCGTGGACGTGGAGCGGATACGCGGTGCTGATGCTGACGGCGGCGATCCTGCACGAGTTCGCGATCCTGGCGCTGGTCGCGCATGCGTGGGCGGTGCCCCGTGACGCGCGCCGACCCTGGGCCGTCGCCGCGTTCGTCGCCGTCGCCGGGGTCGCACCGCTGGCGCTGCTCAGCACGGGCCAGACGGCGCAGGTGGCCTGGATCGGCATGGACGTCGGCGGGCTGGCCTGGTTCCTGGGCTCGGGCACGGTCGCCGCGCTGTGCGCCCGTCGGCTGCTGCGCCGCAGGGCCACAGGCCCCGGGACCGGGACCGGGGGCGACTCCGGTGAGGTCCTGCTGGTCCGGGTCGCGCTGCCCCTGGCCGTACTGCCCGGCGCCATCCTCCTGCTGGCCTCGCTCGTCCACCCCCTGTTCGAGGACCGCTACGTCCTCTACAGCATCGTGGGACAGGCGCTGCTGGCCGGCGCGGCCCTCGACCGGATCCTGCGCGGCCGAGGCCGGAAGAAGCCCGTGCTCGTCGCGGTCGCTCTCGCGCTGCTCGCCGTGGCGGCGTACTCCCCGCATCTGCGCGCACCGGACAGCCGCCGTGACGACGCCACCGCCATCTCCCAGGCCGTACGGCGACTGGAGGGGTGTCCCCAGGTCGGCCCGGGGCGGCGGGCTGCTCCTGGCGCGGCCGACGCTCGGGGCCACATGCTCTTGGAACACCGTGCCGCGGCTTGA
- a CDS encoding ribose-5-phosphate isomerase — protein MTARTQPIRVVVGCDDAGLDYKETLKADLQTDERVIEVIDVGVGIGETTAYPHVAVTAARLIAEGRAERALLVCGTGLGMAISANKVPGIRAVTAHDSFSVERAVLSNDAQVLCFGQRVVGLELARRLARERLGYRFDTASASAAKVAAIRGYEDDEAGHDPGAA, from the coding sequence ATGACAGCACGAACACAGCCCATCCGGGTGGTCGTCGGCTGCGACGACGCGGGACTGGACTACAAGGAGACCCTCAAGGCCGACCTGCAGACCGACGAGCGTGTCATCGAAGTCATCGACGTGGGGGTGGGCATCGGGGAGACGACCGCCTACCCGCATGTTGCGGTCACCGCCGCTCGACTCATCGCGGAAGGCAGAGCCGAACGGGCGCTCCTCGTGTGCGGCACCGGCCTGGGAATGGCCATCTCCGCCAACAAAGTACCGGGCATCCGGGCCGTGACCGCCCACGACAGCTTCTCCGTGGAGCGAGCCGTACTCTCCAACGACGCCCAGGTCCTCTGCTTCGGGCAGCGTGTGGTCGGACTGGAACTCGCACGTCGTCTTGCCCGCGAGCGGCTGGGCTACCGGTTCGACACGGCCTCGGCGTCCGCGGCCAAGGTCGCAGCGATCCGTGGGTACGAAGACGACGAAGCAGGGCATGACCCCGGCGCTGCCTGA
- a CDS encoding cellulase family glycosylhydrolase: MTRALLKKVRSQGFKSIRLPVTWGVHQGAAPDYTIDPAWTAKVRQVADMALAEGLYVPLNMHHDSWMWVNNLSTDHDAVLARYRATWTQIAAEFRDEPSTLVLESINEPTFSGTSSDDENYRLLAELNRAFHAVVRDSGDRNATRLLVLPTLYTNADQGRLDALAAELTSLRDPVIATTIHFYGWWPFSVNIAGYTRFDATSEQDLTATFDRAYDTFVSRGIPVVIGEYALLAYDHNRPGIIERGEQLKYFEFLGDYARRRRLTTMLWDAGQFLNRNTLQWRDPELFAQIKSSWTTRSGTASSDMVFLARSAAITSQTLTLNTNGTDFQGLRHGSRTLVRGRDYTVSGNQLTLTAATLGDLAGERTYGVDATLEGRFSRGVPWRIDVITYDTPVLSNTSGSTTGLSIPTQFRGDRLATMEARYDDGSNAGPASWTPYQQWDTAFSAYTSDSIKLTPEFFTSLKDDSRVTLTFHFWSGDSATYYVTKSGSTVTGTTG; encoded by the coding sequence GTGACCAGGGCACTGCTGAAGAAAGTCAGGTCGCAGGGGTTCAAGAGCATCCGCCTGCCCGTCACCTGGGGCGTCCACCAAGGCGCCGCCCCTGACTACACGATCGACCCGGCCTGGACGGCGAAAGTCCGGCAGGTCGCCGACATGGCGCTGGCCGAAGGCCTGTACGTGCCGCTCAACATGCACCACGACTCATGGATGTGGGTCAACAACCTCTCGACGGATCACGACGCCGTGCTCGCCCGCTACCGCGCCACCTGGACCCAGATCGCGGCGGAGTTCCGCGACGAGCCGTCCACACTCGTCCTCGAAAGCATCAACGAGCCGACGTTCAGCGGCACTTCGAGCGACGACGAGAACTACCGGCTGCTCGCCGAACTCAACCGCGCCTTTCACGCCGTCGTCCGCGACTCCGGTGACAGGAACGCCACCCGACTGCTCGTGCTGCCCACCCTGTACACGAACGCCGACCAGGGCCGGCTCGACGCGCTGGCCGCCGAACTGACCTCCCTGCGCGATCCCGTGATCGCCACGACGATCCACTTCTACGGCTGGTGGCCGTTCAGCGTGAACATCGCCGGCTACACCCGGTTCGACGCCACCTCGGAGCAGGACCTCACCGCCACCTTCGACCGCGCGTACGACACCTTCGTCTCGCGCGGCATCCCGGTCGTCATCGGGGAGTACGCCCTGCTGGCCTACGACCACAATCGCCCCGGCATCATCGAACGCGGTGAGCAGCTCAAGTACTTCGAGTTCCTCGGCGACTACGCACGCCGACGGAGACTCACCACCATGCTGTGGGACGCCGGTCAGTTCCTGAACCGCAACACCCTGCAGTGGCGGGACCCGGAACTCTTCGCCCAGATCAAGTCGAGCTGGACCACACGTTCCGGAACCGCTTCCAGCGACATGGTGTTTCTCGCCAGGTCGGCTGCCATCACGAGTCAGACGCTCACCCTGAACACCAACGGCACCGACTTCCAGGGCCTGCGCCACGGCTCCCGCACCCTCGTGCGAGGCCGGGACTACACCGTCTCCGGCAACCAACTCACGCTGACGGCGGCCACACTCGGCGACTTGGCGGGCGAGCGGACGTACGGGGTCGACGCGACGCTGGAGGGCCGGTTCTCCCGCGGTGTCCCGTGGCGGATCGACGTGATCACGTACGACACTCCCGTCCTGTCGAACACCTCGGGAAGCACCACCGGCCTGAGCATCCCCACCCAGTTCCGCGGGGACAGGCTCGCGACCATGGAAGCCAGGTACGACGACGGGAGCAACGCGGGCCCGGCGAGCTGGACTCCCTACCAGCAGTGGGACACCGCCTTCTCGGCATACACCAGTGACTCGATCAAGCTGACGCCCGAGTTCTTCACCTCGCTCAAGGACGACTCCCGGGTGACGCTCACCTTCCACTTCTGGAGCGGCGACTCAGCGACGTACTACGTCACCAAGTCCGGCAGCACCGTCACCGGAACGACCGGCTGA
- a CDS encoding PIG-L family deacetylase, with the protein MNDRPLTLMAVHAHPDDEATGTGGVLARYAAEGIRTVLVTCTDGGCGDGPGGVKPGDPGHDPAAVALMRREELEASCEVLKISHLEMLDYADSGMMGWPTNDAPGSFWQTPVEEGAARLAELLRRYQPDVVVTYDENGFYGHPDHIQANRITMAALAMTAPTPKVYWTTAPRSMMQRFGEVMREFGADGQEPDPAEAAALAEIGLPDEEITTWVDTTAFGGQKFDALAAHASQGENIFFLRMGQERFTELMGVETFVRVQDTTGAAVPESDLFAGLR; encoded by the coding sequence ATGAATGACCGGCCCTTGACGCTCATGGCGGTACACGCCCACCCCGACGATGAGGCGACTGGAACAGGAGGTGTCCTCGCCCGGTACGCGGCGGAGGGCATTCGCACGGTCCTTGTGACGTGTACCGACGGCGGTTGCGGTGACGGACCGGGAGGTGTCAAGCCGGGCGATCCCGGGCACGATCCGGCGGCCGTCGCCTTGATGCGGCGTGAAGAACTCGAGGCAAGCTGCGAAGTCCTGAAGATCAGTCATCTGGAGATGCTGGACTACGCCGACTCCGGGATGATGGGCTGGCCGACCAATGACGCCCCCGGCTCCTTCTGGCAGACACCCGTGGAGGAGGGCGCTGCCCGACTCGCGGAACTCTTGCGGCGCTACCAGCCCGATGTGGTCGTCACCTACGACGAGAACGGCTTCTATGGCCACCCCGACCACATCCAGGCCAACCGCATCACGATGGCGGCGCTGGCGATGACCGCGCCGACACCGAAGGTGTACTGGACGACGGCGCCCCGCTCGATGATGCAGCGGTTCGGGGAGGTCATGCGCGAGTTCGGGGCGGACGGGCAGGAGCCGGATCCCGCTGAGGCCGCCGCGTTGGCCGAGATCGGGCTCCCCGACGAGGAGATCACCACCTGGGTGGACACCACCGCTTTCGGCGGCCAGAAGTTCGACGCGCTGGCCGCGCACGCCAGCCAGGGCGAGAACATCTTCTTCCTCAGGATGGGCCAGGAGAGGTTCACCGAGTTGATGGGCGTCGAGACCTTCGTACGTGTCCAGGACACCACCGGCGCGGCCGTGCCCGAGAGCGACCTCTTCGCCGGACTGCGCTGA
- a CDS encoding carbohydrate ABC transporter permease, with amino-acid sequence MSTAVPLRQRRNDKRPVWDEQPSPATTTGKSAALTLVTAVVLVPLWIIVVTSFSTQAAVNRAGGLVIWPDGLTASAYREMLADPTVRTAVLVSLGITLVGTGVSMAVSVLCAYGLSRARSYGHRPILTLLVTTMFVSGGLIPTFLVVTGLGGYGRYWALILPSAVSVFNILVLRSFYADTSAELIDAARLDGAGDWRILWSVVLPTSRAVTAVITLFYAVGYWNAFFNVMLYMPTESQKWPLQYVLLTYVNRGNGLPGSVNSGFGNVHAETAPLSLQMAVVVLTLVPLLVVYPFLQKHFRTGVLTGAIKG; translated from the coding sequence ATGAGCACTGCCGTTCCGCTGCGACAGCGTCGCAACGACAAACGCCCGGTCTGGGACGAGCAACCGTCACCCGCCACCACCACGGGCAAGAGCGCCGCTCTCACTCTGGTCACCGCAGTCGTCCTGGTACCGCTGTGGATCATCGTGGTCACCAGCTTCTCCACCCAGGCCGCCGTCAACCGGGCCGGCGGCCTGGTGATCTGGCCCGACGGACTCACCGCCTCCGCCTACCGGGAGATGCTCGCCGATCCCACCGTGCGCACCGCCGTGCTGGTCAGCCTGGGCATCACCCTCGTGGGAACAGGCGTCTCGATGGCGGTCTCCGTGCTGTGCGCCTACGGGCTGTCCCGCGCCCGCTCCTACGGACACCGGCCGATCCTGACGCTGCTGGTCACCACCATGTTCGTCAGCGGCGGCCTGATCCCCACCTTCCTGGTGGTCACCGGTCTGGGCGGCTACGGCCGCTACTGGGCCCTCATCCTGCCCAGCGCTGTGTCGGTCTTCAACATCCTCGTACTGCGGTCGTTCTACGCCGACACGTCGGCGGAACTCATCGACGCCGCCCGGCTGGACGGGGCCGGTGACTGGCGGATCCTGTGGTCGGTGGTCCTGCCCACGTCCCGCGCCGTCACCGCGGTCATCACGCTCTTCTACGCCGTCGGCTACTGGAACGCCTTCTTCAACGTCATGCTCTACATGCCTACGGAGAGCCAGAAGTGGCCCCTGCAGTACGTGCTGCTCACCTACGTGAACCGCGGCAACGGCTTGCCGGGCTCCGTCAACAGCGGATTCGGCAACGTCCACGCCGAGACCGCTCCGCTGTCATTGCAGATGGCCGTGGTCGTACTGACCCTCGTCCCCCTGCTCGTCGTCTATCCCTTCCTGCAGAAGCATTTCAGGACCGGTGTGCTCACCGGGGCGATCAAGGGCTGA
- a CDS encoding DAK2 domain-containing protein gives MLGDQRRDEQGYRPCVFGPGALGRPGAGLCAAGACLTDSAPTVTAKDVAVAVRAGLEAVAALGKAAPGDKTLLDAAVPFADALEASLRGGADLHTAWSEAVDVAQAAALATAELLPRVGRARPLAARSIGTPDAGAISYALCARSVLSAMTKEQVG, from the coding sequence TTGCTGGGCGATCAACGCCGTGATGAGCAGGGTTATCGACCGTGCGTCTTCGGCCCTGGTGCTCTCGGGCGTCCGGGCGCCGGGCTGTGCGCCGCAGGGGCCTGCCTGACCGACAGCGCGCCCACGGTCACGGCCAAGGACGTCGCCGTTGCCGTACGGGCGGGACTCGAGGCCGTCGCCGCACTCGGCAAGGCCGCCCCGGGAGACAAAACGCTGCTCGATGCGGCCGTGCCCTTCGCCGACGCGCTGGAGGCTTCCCTCCGCGGTGGCGCGGACCTTCACACCGCGTGGAGTGAAGCGGTGGACGTGGCGCAGGCCGCTGCTCTGGCCACCGCCGAGCTGCTGCCGAGGGTCGGCCGGGCACGCCCCCTTGCGGCCCGCAGCATCGGCACCCCCGACGCCGGCGCGATCTCGTACGCCTTGTGCGCCCGGTCCGTTCTCTCCGCCATGACGAAGGAGCAGGTCGGATGA
- a CDS encoding LacI family DNA-binding transcriptional regulator produces the protein MTIAFIAESAGVSVPTVSKVINGKSGVSADTRARVEALVNEHGYRKPSGANRNNVVELVFRELQHMWAVEIIRGVERVARRHRVGLMVSEFGLHDTAEPTWDDTVSRRPNCVLSVAQLSQAEREQLTAKGIPFVVFGPATELPDDVPFVGATNWSGGRAATRHLTDLGHRRIAMISGPEDQLYCCARLDGYRSAMQAAGLPADPELVVHAPLAHEDGRAAARSLLALPERPTAIFTANDLQALGVYQAAREAGLRIPDDLSVVGFDDLPVVAWVDPPLTTVHQPLTEMAAAATELALTLGRGEAAPQVGLEIATTLTVRGSTAPPKG, from the coding sequence GTGACCATCGCGTTCATCGCCGAGTCGGCGGGGGTGTCCGTCCCCACCGTGTCCAAGGTGATCAACGGAAAGTCCGGGGTCTCCGCGGACACCCGTGCCCGGGTCGAGGCGCTGGTCAACGAGCACGGCTACCGCAAACCCTCCGGGGCCAACAGGAACAACGTCGTGGAGCTCGTGTTCCGCGAGCTCCAGCACATGTGGGCGGTCGAGATCATCCGGGGCGTCGAGCGGGTGGCACGCCGGCACCGGGTCGGCCTCATGGTCTCCGAGTTCGGGCTGCACGACACTGCCGAGCCCACCTGGGACGACACCGTCTCCAGACGTCCCAACTGCGTCCTGTCCGTGGCCCAGCTCTCCCAGGCCGAGCGCGAGCAGCTGACGGCGAAGGGGATCCCGTTCGTCGTCTTCGGCCCCGCCACGGAACTGCCCGACGACGTCCCGTTCGTGGGCGCCACCAACTGGTCCGGCGGCCGGGCCGCGACCCGCCACCTCACCGACCTCGGACACCGCCGCATCGCCATGATCAGCGGCCCTGAGGACCAGCTGTACTGCTGCGCCCGGCTGGACGGATACCGCTCCGCGATGCAGGCCGCGGGCCTGCCGGCCGATCCGGAACTCGTCGTGCACGCCCCCCTCGCCCACGAGGACGGCCGCGCGGCGGCCCGTTCCCTGCTCGCCCTGCCCGAGCGCCCGACCGCGATCTTCACCGCCAACGACCTGCAGGCGCTGGGCGTCTACCAGGCGGCACGCGAGGCCGGCCTGCGGATCCCGGACGACCTGAGCGTCGTCGGCTTCGACGACCTGCCGGTCGTGGCCTGGGTGGACCCGCCCCTGACCACCGTCCACCAGCCCCTGACCGAGATGGCCGCGGCCGCCACCGAGCTGGCGCTCACGCTCGGCCGCGGAGAAGCGGCGCCCCAGGTCGGGTTGGAGATCGCGACGACCCTCACGGTCCGGGGCAGCACGGCTCCCCCCAAGGGCTGA
- a CDS encoding undecaprenyl diphosphate synthase family protein, giving the protein MSPRRAYERSPLNITTILEAVQRELDEGPLRGLDVRQRWSGCPDKLPEDLVHSLRREEHRTRNRTGLTLAVCINDGGPDEITRTAAALAQAA; this is encoded by the coding sequence CTGAGTCCGCGGCGGGCGTATGAGCGGTCGCCTCTCAACATCACCACGATTCTGGAGGCAGTCCAGCGCGAACTCGACGAGGGCCCCCTCCGTGGCCTGGACGTGCGCCAGCGTTGGTCCGGCTGTCCCGACAAACTGCCCGAGGACCTCGTCCATTCCCTCAGGCGCGAAGAACACCGCACCCGCAACCGCACCGGACTGACACTCGCTGTCTGCATCAACGACGGCGGCCCCGACGAGATCACCCGGACCGCCGCGGCACTCGCCCAGGCAGCTTGA
- a CDS encoding HutD family protein: protein MGGDVLRWSGYRSMPWKNGGGTTREVASGTLQAPLAPAEPEDGFDWRVSVADVDAGGSFSSFPGIDRVITLVEGEGMVLTVDGTPHPVGPLSPFAFSGDAATDCRLEAGAVRDMNVMTRRGRATAQVQIVTVAAARGAEMACAAGETLLVMAVTEGIAVGGPDGRETALGRFDCVPHEGPRALTLRGDGTVAEIRITAAR from the coding sequence ATGGGCGGAGATGTTCTGCGCTGGAGCGGATACCGCAGCATGCCGTGGAAGAACGGCGGCGGTACGACCCGGGAGGTCGCGTCGGGAACCCTGCAAGCGCCCCTGGCCCCGGCGGAGCCCGAGGACGGCTTCGACTGGCGGGTGAGTGTCGCGGACGTGGACGCGGGAGGCTCCTTCTCTTCCTTTCCCGGGATCGACCGCGTGATCACCCTGGTCGAGGGCGAAGGCATGGTGCTGACCGTGGACGGGACCCCGCATCCGGTCGGACCGTTGAGCCCCTTCGCCTTCTCCGGCGACGCGGCGACGGACTGTCGGCTGGAGGCGGGCGCGGTGCGCGATATGAATGTGATGACCCGCAGGGGCCGGGCGACGGCACAAGTGCAGATCGTCACCGTCGCCGCCGCACGGGGAGCGGAGATGGCGTGCGCCGCGGGCGAGACCCTACTCGTCATGGCGGTCACCGAGGGGATCGCCGTAGGCGGACCGGACGGGCGGGAGACAGCGCTCGGCCGTTTCGACTGCGTACCGCACGAAGGCCCGCGGGCACTGACTCTACGGGGCGACGGCACGGTGGCCGAGATCAGGATCACCGCGGCGCGCTGA